Proteins encoded within one genomic window of Apis mellifera strain DH4 linkage group LG1, Amel_HAv3.1, whole genome shotgun sequence:
- the LOC724455 gene encoding T-complex protein 11-like protein 1 isoform X1, protein MPDRNKVLIGAGVIWGITLCCFFISRKLPGSMALLNFIPGILVWNQKMENDEKQKCNINEASTSVPVDYQSDSHIESEEENVKGQKTANFMASGLIGASPPKFVSLEEIIKAANGMKNMALAHEIAVDKNFQLQKLEPDDGTFHRRVKEIMHKAFWNLLAEQLEEDPPNYTQALVLLKEIKETLDELVLPHHAKIRENLREILDVDLIRQQAENGVLDFHHYAQYVISIMSKVCAPVRDEKIRELNQKTDVIEIFKGIMEILQLMRLDLANFTITMMRPNIVASSIEYEKAKFAEFLKVNTNGLQFTEKWLLRHYDPTKITSNSSDINAVRQLTHCLLTEAYLDLLEWDFNPDAETLMLDQGRLLELRDKTSRLSIIGSIILLVNNTVGAPIHGVSSFKKNIKQHLNVLLDSVHSNKDLETVMPNIVLQVKTDLETTLQEIGSTLLSVEMESLLEGQILDLINPGHKIRHLINLRIRQFLQKIILSQSAAPQQVPPGLSSLQEELTAIVAQFLILISHNRSVFGEYYQEIITNALIKKETENNKDTSAIHTMDL, encoded by the exons atgCCAGATag gaataaagttttaattggTGCTGGAGTAATATGGGGTATTACTCTTTGCTGTTTCTTCATTAGTCGCAAACTTCCAGGATCAATGGcactgttaaattttattcctggTATTTTAGTTTG GAatcaaaaaatggaaaatgatgaaaaacaaaaatgtaatataaatgaagCCAGTACATCTGTACCTGTAGATTATCAATCTGATTCTCATATTGaatcagaagaagaaaatgtaaaagg gCAAAAAACAGCAAATTTCATGGCAAGTGGATTAATAGGAGCTTCGCCCCCGAAATTCGTTTCTcttgaagaaattataaaagctGCAAATGGTATGAAAAATATGGCATTAGCACATGAAATTGcagtggataaaaattttcaattacaaaaacTTGAGCCCGATGATGGTACATTCCATAGAAgagtaaaagaaattatgcaCAAGGCTTTCTGGAATTTGTTAGCAGAGCAATTAGAAGAAGATCCTCCGAATTATACTCAGGCATtggttttattaaaagaaattaaagaa acaTTAGATGAATTAGTATTACCACATCATgcaaaaattagagaaaatttgAGAGAAATACTTGATGTGGATTTAATTAGACAACAAGCAGAAAATGGTGTTTTGGATTTCCATCATTATGCACAATATGTAATATCAATTATGAGTAAAGTTTGTGCACCTGTAAGAGACGAAAAGATTCGAGAACTTAATCAAAAAACAGAtgtcattgaaatatttaaaggcataatggaaatattacaattaatgagACTTGATTTGGCAAATTTTACTATTACTATGATGAGACCAAATATAGTTGCTTCAAgtattgaatatgaaaaagcAAAGTTTGCTGAATTCTTAAAAGTTAATACAAATGGTTTACAATTCACAGAAAAATGGTTATTAAGGCACTATGACCCAACAAAAATTACAAGCAATTCATCTGATATTAATGCTGTGCGTCAGCTTACACATTGTCTTTTAACTGAAGCATATCTTGATCTTTTAGAATGGGATTTTAATCCAGATGCAGaa ACATTAATGCTTGATCAAGGTAGATTACTTGAACTGCGTGATAAAACCAGCAGATTAAGCATTATAGGATCTATAATATTGTTAGTAAATAATACAGTTGGTGCACCAATTCATGGAGtatcaagttttaaaaaaaatattaaacaacatCTTAATGTATTATTAGATTCTGTACATTCAAATAA GGACCTGGAAACTGTAATGCCAAATATTGTATTGCAAGTGAAAACAGACTTAGAAACAACATTACAAGAAATTGGTTCTACTCTCTTATCTGTAGAAATGGAATCATTATTAGAAGGACAAATATTGGACCTTATTAATCCTGGACATAAAATTAGACAtcttataa atctgAGAATTcgtcaatttttacaaaaaataatattatctcaaTCTGCGGCACCGCAACAAGTTCCACCTGGGCTTTCATCACTTCAAGAAGAATTAACAGCCATAGTAGCTCAATTCTTAATACTTATTTCTCATAATCGAAGTGTATTTGGAGAAtattatcaagaaattatAACCAATGcacttattaaaaaagaaactgaaaataataaagatacaaGTGCAATTCATACTATGGacttataa
- the LOC724455 gene encoding T-complex protein 11-like protein 1 isoform X2, with amino-acid sequence MPDRNQKMENDEKQKCNINEASTSVPVDYQSDSHIESEEENVKGQKTANFMASGLIGASPPKFVSLEEIIKAANGMKNMALAHEIAVDKNFQLQKLEPDDGTFHRRVKEIMHKAFWNLLAEQLEEDPPNYTQALVLLKEIKETLDELVLPHHAKIRENLREILDVDLIRQQAENGVLDFHHYAQYVISIMSKVCAPVRDEKIRELNQKTDVIEIFKGIMEILQLMRLDLANFTITMMRPNIVASSIEYEKAKFAEFLKVNTNGLQFTEKWLLRHYDPTKITSNSSDINAVRQLTHCLLTEAYLDLLEWDFNPDAETLMLDQGRLLELRDKTSRLSIIGSIILLVNNTVGAPIHGVSSFKKNIKQHLNVLLDSVHSNKDLETVMPNIVLQVKTDLETTLQEIGSTLLSVEMESLLEGQILDLINPGHKIRHLINLRIRQFLQKIILSQSAAPQQVPPGLSSLQEELTAIVAQFLILISHNRSVFGEYYQEIITNALIKKETENNKDTSAIHTMDL; translated from the exons atgCCAGATag GAatcaaaaaatggaaaatgatgaaaaacaaaaatgtaatataaatgaagCCAGTACATCTGTACCTGTAGATTATCAATCTGATTCTCATATTGaatcagaagaagaaaatgtaaaagg gCAAAAAACAGCAAATTTCATGGCAAGTGGATTAATAGGAGCTTCGCCCCCGAAATTCGTTTCTcttgaagaaattataaaagctGCAAATGGTATGAAAAATATGGCATTAGCACATGAAATTGcagtggataaaaattttcaattacaaaaacTTGAGCCCGATGATGGTACATTCCATAGAAgagtaaaagaaattatgcaCAAGGCTTTCTGGAATTTGTTAGCAGAGCAATTAGAAGAAGATCCTCCGAATTATACTCAGGCATtggttttattaaaagaaattaaagaa acaTTAGATGAATTAGTATTACCACATCATgcaaaaattagagaaaatttgAGAGAAATACTTGATGTGGATTTAATTAGACAACAAGCAGAAAATGGTGTTTTGGATTTCCATCATTATGCACAATATGTAATATCAATTATGAGTAAAGTTTGTGCACCTGTAAGAGACGAAAAGATTCGAGAACTTAATCAAAAAACAGAtgtcattgaaatatttaaaggcataatggaaatattacaattaatgagACTTGATTTGGCAAATTTTACTATTACTATGATGAGACCAAATATAGTTGCTTCAAgtattgaatatgaaaaagcAAAGTTTGCTGAATTCTTAAAAGTTAATACAAATGGTTTACAATTCACAGAAAAATGGTTATTAAGGCACTATGACCCAACAAAAATTACAAGCAATTCATCTGATATTAATGCTGTGCGTCAGCTTACACATTGTCTTTTAACTGAAGCATATCTTGATCTTTTAGAATGGGATTTTAATCCAGATGCAGaa ACATTAATGCTTGATCAAGGTAGATTACTTGAACTGCGTGATAAAACCAGCAGATTAAGCATTATAGGATCTATAATATTGTTAGTAAATAATACAGTTGGTGCACCAATTCATGGAGtatcaagttttaaaaaaaatattaaacaacatCTTAATGTATTATTAGATTCTGTACATTCAAATAA GGACCTGGAAACTGTAATGCCAAATATTGTATTGCAAGTGAAAACAGACTTAGAAACAACATTACAAGAAATTGGTTCTACTCTCTTATCTGTAGAAATGGAATCATTATTAGAAGGACAAATATTGGACCTTATTAATCCTGGACATAAAATTAGACAtcttataa atctgAGAATTcgtcaatttttacaaaaaataatattatctcaaTCTGCGGCACCGCAACAAGTTCCACCTGGGCTTTCATCACTTCAAGAAGAATTAACAGCCATAGTAGCTCAATTCTTAATACTTATTTCTCATAATCGAAGTGTATTTGGAGAAtattatcaagaaattatAACCAATGcacttattaaaaaagaaactgaaaataataaagatacaaGTGCAATTCATACTATGGacttataa
- the LOC724536 gene encoding uncharacterized protein LOC724536, with translation MDSSAFEMKQVVLRDLESVLKIEDQMIVENYTTKSLLPPGENYGSTIFSVHVELKNKITEKKEDLHVIAKMCPPTEYQKELFNSSRTFIKEIFMYETIMPAYNKLELECGLRKNEVFELLPKFYGARLSLQPDGEFDEDAVLLMENLKIKGYYSADRATGYDLDHAGEAVKAMARFHSLGIAMKQKRPGIFEMFKMYAKPLQHVQNTSKEMFGLILEQIKKDPEISPHFDKCNKILSELKLEELWADSYREPWISIIHCDFWVNNVMFHCNDKGKIDNVKFVDFQIYLYGSPVRDLLFFLYSSVKLEVTEDEIDALIDLYYETVIDTLNKMGCDTSKFNREGYKEKLAEDAVREFSHISFMIKMLTLDTKEIDNFDVNKMQDVLVRHTGNELFNKRLRKLVLCFVQRNWI, from the exons ATGGATAGTAGTGCATTTGAAATGAAACAAGTTGTACTCCGCGATCTTGAGTccgttttaaaaatcgaagatcAAATGATTGTGGAAAATTATACCACTAAATCGTTACTACCTCCTGGTGAAAATTATGGAAGTACAATTTTCAGCGTTCATGTTGAGTTGAAGAACAAAATTacagaaaagaaggaagatctTCATGTTATTGCGAAGATGTGCCCACCAACTGAATATCAAAAAGAACTTTTTAATAGTTCTCGCACattcataaaagaaatttttatgtatgagACCATTATGCCGgcttataataaattagaattagaatgcGGATTGAGAAAAAATGAAGTATTTGAACTTTTGCCGAAATTTTATGGAGCTAGATTGTCTTTACAACCAGATGGAGAATTTGATGAAGACGCCGTTCTTCTTatggagaatttaaaaattaagggTTATTATAGTGCTGACAGGGCTACAG GTTATGACTTAGATCATGCGGGGGAAGCGGTAAAAGCTATGGCCAGATTCCATAGTTTGGGAATAGCGATGAAACAAAAAAGGCCGGGAATATTTGAGATGTTCAAAATGTATGCGAAACCTTTACAACATGTACAAAACACTTCGAAAGAGATGTTTGGATTAATACTCgaacagataaaaaaagatccaGAAATAAGTCCTCATTtcgataaatgtaataaaattttatcagaattGAAATTGGAGGAACTGTGGGCAGATTCGTATCGAGAACCATGGATATCTATTATTCACTGCGATTTCTGGGTGAACAATGTGATGTTTCATTGTAACGATAAAGGGAAGATAGACAATGTGAAATTCgttgattttcaaatatatctttacGGAAGCCCTGTGCGCGATctgctttttttcctttattccaGTGTGAAACTCGAAGTAACGGAAGACGAAATAGACGCTCTGATAGATTTGTATTACGAAACTGTAATAGATACGTTAAATAAAATGGGATGTGACACGAGCAAATTTAACAGGGAAGGATATAAAGAGAAATTGGCTGAGGATGCCGTACGTGAGTTTAGCCATATAAGCTTTATGATAAAGATGCTCACGTTGGATACGAAGGAAATCGACAATtttgatgtaaataaaatgcagGATGTATTGGTTCGGCATACTgggaatgaattatttaataaacgattaCGGAAACTGGTACTATGTTTTGTACAACGTAATTggatatag
- the LOC409520 gene encoding glucosamine-6-phosphate isomerase produces the protein MRLVICDTVDYVAEWSAKYVLKRINDFQPNENKYFILGLPTGGTPLGMYRKLIEYYKAGKISFKYVKTFNMDEYVDLPRDHPESYHYYMYNNFFKHIDIDPQNVHILDGNAPDLIKECDDFENKIKEAGGIELFIGGIGPDGHIAFNEPGSSLASRTRVKTLAQDTLEANARFFGNDISKVPNQALTVGVGTVMDAKEVMILITGSHKAFALYKAIEEGINHMWTVSAFQQHPRTIIVCDEDATLELRVKTVKYFKGLSAIHQKLIEEDGNTILRRSVQ, from the exons atgcgTTTAGTAATTTGTGATACAGTGGATTATGTAGCAGAATGGTCTgctaaatatgttttaaaaagaattaatgattttcaaccaaatgaaaataaatattttattcttggtCTCCCAACag GTGGTACACCTTTGGGAATGTATAGAAaacttatagaatattataaagcaggaaaaatttccttcaagtatgtaaaaacttttaatatggATGAATATGTTGATTTACCCAGAGATCATCCAGAatcttatcattattatatgtataataatttctttaagcaCATAGATATAGATCCACAAAATGTGCATATTCTTGATGGTAATGCACCTGATCTTATAAAGGAATGTGatgattttgaaaacaaaattaaagaagCTGGtggtattgaattatttattggtg GTATTGGTCCAGATGGTCACATAGCTTTCAATGAACCAGGTTCTTCCTTAGCATCACGTACAAGAGTAAAGACATTGGCGCAAGATACATTAGAAGCTAATGCAAGATTTTTTGGAAATGATATTTCCAAAGTACCAAATCAAGCATTGACTGTTGGTGTTGGCACAGTGATGGATGCTAAAGAAGTAATGATTCTCATCACAGGTTCTCATAAAGCATTTGCTCTTTATAAGGCAATAGAAGAAGGTATTAACCATATGTGGACTGTATCAGCTTTTCAACAACATCCTCGTACAATAATTGTTTGTGATGAAGATGCAACTTTAGAATTACGTGTGAAgacagtaaaatattttaag GGTCTCAGTGCTATAcatcaaaaattgattgagGAAGATGGAAATACGATTCTTCGTCGTTCAgtacaataa
- the LOC724455 gene encoding T-complex protein 11-like protein 1 isoform X3: MNQKMENDEKQKCNINEASTSVPVDYQSDSHIESEEENVKGQKTANFMASGLIGASPPKFVSLEEIIKAANGMKNMALAHEIAVDKNFQLQKLEPDDGTFHRRVKEIMHKAFWNLLAEQLEEDPPNYTQALVLLKEIKETLDELVLPHHAKIRENLREILDVDLIRQQAENGVLDFHHYAQYVISIMSKVCAPVRDEKIRELNQKTDVIEIFKGIMEILQLMRLDLANFTITMMRPNIVASSIEYEKAKFAEFLKVNTNGLQFTEKWLLRHYDPTKITSNSSDINAVRQLTHCLLTEAYLDLLEWDFNPDAETLMLDQGRLLELRDKTSRLSIIGSIILLVNNTVGAPIHGVSSFKKNIKQHLNVLLDSVHSNKDLETVMPNIVLQVKTDLETTLQEIGSTLLSVEMESLLEGQILDLINPGHKIRHLINLRIRQFLQKIILSQSAAPQQVPPGLSSLQEELTAIVAQFLILISHNRSVFGEYYQEIITNALIKKETENNKDTSAIHTMDL; this comes from the exons at GAatcaaaaaatggaaaatgatgaaaaacaaaaatgtaatataaatgaagCCAGTACATCTGTACCTGTAGATTATCAATCTGATTCTCATATTGaatcagaagaagaaaatgtaaaagg gCAAAAAACAGCAAATTTCATGGCAAGTGGATTAATAGGAGCTTCGCCCCCGAAATTCGTTTCTcttgaagaaattataaaagctGCAAATGGTATGAAAAATATGGCATTAGCACATGAAATTGcagtggataaaaattttcaattacaaaaacTTGAGCCCGATGATGGTACATTCCATAGAAgagtaaaagaaattatgcaCAAGGCTTTCTGGAATTTGTTAGCAGAGCAATTAGAAGAAGATCCTCCGAATTATACTCAGGCATtggttttattaaaagaaattaaagaa acaTTAGATGAATTAGTATTACCACATCATgcaaaaattagagaaaatttgAGAGAAATACTTGATGTGGATTTAATTAGACAACAAGCAGAAAATGGTGTTTTGGATTTCCATCATTATGCACAATATGTAATATCAATTATGAGTAAAGTTTGTGCACCTGTAAGAGACGAAAAGATTCGAGAACTTAATCAAAAAACAGAtgtcattgaaatatttaaaggcataatggaaatattacaattaatgagACTTGATTTGGCAAATTTTACTATTACTATGATGAGACCAAATATAGTTGCTTCAAgtattgaatatgaaaaagcAAAGTTTGCTGAATTCTTAAAAGTTAATACAAATGGTTTACAATTCACAGAAAAATGGTTATTAAGGCACTATGACCCAACAAAAATTACAAGCAATTCATCTGATATTAATGCTGTGCGTCAGCTTACACATTGTCTTTTAACTGAAGCATATCTTGATCTTTTAGAATGGGATTTTAATCCAGATGCAGaa ACATTAATGCTTGATCAAGGTAGATTACTTGAACTGCGTGATAAAACCAGCAGATTAAGCATTATAGGATCTATAATATTGTTAGTAAATAATACAGTTGGTGCACCAATTCATGGAGtatcaagttttaaaaaaaatattaaacaacatCTTAATGTATTATTAGATTCTGTACATTCAAATAA GGACCTGGAAACTGTAATGCCAAATATTGTATTGCAAGTGAAAACAGACTTAGAAACAACATTACAAGAAATTGGTTCTACTCTCTTATCTGTAGAAATGGAATCATTATTAGAAGGACAAATATTGGACCTTATTAATCCTGGACATAAAATTAGACAtcttataa atctgAGAATTcgtcaatttttacaaaaaataatattatctcaaTCTGCGGCACCGCAACAAGTTCCACCTGGGCTTTCATCACTTCAAGAAGAATTAACAGCCATAGTAGCTCAATTCTTAATACTTATTTCTCATAATCGAAGTGTATTTGGAGAAtattatcaagaaattatAACCAATGcacttattaaaaaagaaactgaaaataataaagatacaaGTGCAATTCATACTATGGacttataa
- the LOC412546 gene encoding regulator of telomere elongation helicase 1 homolog, whose amino-acid sequence MPDVTINNIIINFPFKPYSIQEEYMAKVIQCLQNSKNGVLESPTGTGKTLSLLCSSLSWLLTKKAQLQAQSLVNTIEEPNFGGHFFKQLNNGLKKSTGDSESITFNWNAPKIIYASRTHSQLSQAMQELKRTSYKHVGTAVLGSRDQLCIHPEVSKETNSSNKIYMCHSKVKSRTCFYYNNIESRKDDPFFKQEILDIEDLVKAGQKFKCCPYFLSRELKQNADIIFMPYNYILDAKSRKIQGIDIQNNIILFDEAHNIEKICEETASLQISSTDIAMCIDEITVVMEDMAKDIEQQNNFLMENSENVQKDFTADDLCILKAMFLELEKAIDAISIVKRDEGDTFPGGYIFELLGKAQLIHGREQLVIEKLEKIVFYLTTTSTSPFTRKGNALQKFSDLLKTAFSSDNSLLSKEKIKQYYKVYIQLEEHKKSKQNDVWDKKKILSKNEGKIINYWCFSPGFSMQQLKNQGARAIILTSGTLSPLKPFISELGIPIEVQLENSHIVKEDQICVGILSQGPDGYSLNSSFNTRNDPKYIRSLGQTIFNFSCLVPYGLLVFFPSYPIMKKCKEEWQNTGLWTKIADRKPIYVEPQYKDGFINVMNEYYEKIKDPSCKGAIFMAVCRGKVSEGLDFANANGRAVLITGLPFPPLKDPRVILKQRYLEEIKKQDKEALSGQQWYQLEASRAVNQAIGRIIRHKNDYGAIILCDYRFDNPSFKKQLSAWLRPHIKNFTCFGIIVKELKGFFRYAEHTFPQPNIINIQSTNNCVSLPAVSASFDTTVSRNVKVTSKEDIVISSEDIFTIDTYISEDKKDKQLTETKRKNLFELLETESKPIINFSDCKLKRNYVTCELTKNISEPIMKKRKIKMLPIEFNEHLSGPSTSSCKNREDTNNIIHSQQILGETSNKTDKKTLGKMYLKEVKLSLSETDYKIFATMIQDYTKTNNLEVLLKILQDLFSPNKGLFHLFIGFKHFIKKYHISEFENYITLVTNTQKKS is encoded by the exons ATGCCAGATgtgacaattaataatattattataaattttccttttaaacCATATTCGATCCAAGAAGAATATATGGCAAAAGTGATACAATGTCttcaaaatagtaaaaatggTGTTTTAGAATCTCCAACCg gtACTGGAAAAACACTCAGTCTTTTATGTTCTTCCTTAAGTtggttattaacaaaaaaagctCAATTACAAGCACAATCATTAGTGAATACAATTGAAGAACCCAATTTTGGTGgacattttttcaaacaattaaataatggaCTCAAAAAAAGTACAGGAGATTCAGAatctattacttttaattggaatgcaccaaaaattatttatgcatcTAGAACACATTCTCAACTTTCACAAGCAAtgcaagaattaaaaagaacttCTTATAAACATGTAGGCACAGCTGTATTAGGATCTCGAGATCAATTATGTATTCATCCAGAAGTTTCTAAAGAAACTAATAGTTCAAACAAGATATATATGTGTCATTCTAAAGTAAAATCTAGaacatgtttttattataataatattgaaagcag aaaagatgatccattttttaaacaagaaaTACTTGATATAGAAGATTTAGTGAAAGCTggacaaaaattcaaatgttgTCCATATTTTTTATCCAGAGAACTCAAACAAAATGCAGATATCATTTTTATgccatataattatatactagaTGCAAAATCACGAAAAATACAGGGTatagatatacaaaataatattattctttttgatgAAGCACATAATATTGAGAAAATCTGTGAAGAAACAGCATCATTAcaa atATCTAGTACAGATATTGCAATGTGCATTGATGAAATAACAGTTGTAATGGAAGATATGGCTAAGGATATTgaacaacaaaataattttttaatggaaaattcaGAAAATGTCCAAAAAGATTTTACTGCAGATGATTTATGCATTTTGAAAGCTATGTTTTTGGAATTGGAAAAAGCTATTGATGCTATATCAATTGTAAAACGTGATGAAGGAGATACATTTCCTGGTGGATACATTTTTGAATTACTAGGAAAGGCACaa ttAATCCATGGTAGAGAACAACttgtaatagaaaaattagagaaaattgttttttatttaactactACAAGCACTTCTCCATTTACAAGAAAAGGTAATGCACTTCAAAAATTcagtgatttattaaaaactgcaTTTAGTAGTGATAATAGTTTACTctctaaagaaaaaatcaaacaatattataaagtgTATATACAATTAGAAGAAcacaaaaaatcaaaacaaaatgaTGTTtgggacaaaaaaaaaatactttcaaaaaatgaaggcaaaattattaattattggtgTTTTAGTCCTGGATTtag TATGCAACAACTCAAAAACCAAGGAGCACGtgcaataatattaacaagtgGTACATTATCTCCTTTGAAACCTTTCATATCTGAACTTGGAATACCGATTGAAGTTCAATTAGAAAATTCACATATTGTAAAAGAAGATCAAATTTGTGTTGGTATACTTAGTCAAGGTCCTGATggttattcattaaattcttcttttaatacaag aaatgatCCAAAATACATAAGATCTCTTGGAcagacaatatttaattttagttgtCTTGTTCCTTATGGTTTACTTGTGTTTTTTCCTTCATAtccaataatgaaaaaatgtaaagaagAATGGCAAAACACAGGTTTATGGACTAAAATTGCAGATcgtaaa cCTATATATGTCGAACCACAGTACAAAGATggttttattaatgttatgaatgaatattatgaaaaaattaaagatcctTCATGTAAAGGAGCTATTTTTATGGCAGTTTGTAGAGGTAAAGTAAGTGAAGGACTTGATTTTGCTAATGCAAATGGAAGAGCTGTATTAATTACTGGTCTTCCATTTCCACCTTTAAAAGATCCTAgagttatattaaaacaacgatatttggaagaaataaaaaaacaagataaagag gctTTATCTGGCCAACAGTGGTATCAACTTGAAGCATCACGAGCTGTTAATCAAGCTATTGGTCGTATAATACgccataaaaatgattatggaGCTATAATTCTTTGTGATTATCGATTTGATAATCCAAGTTTTAAAAAACAGTTATCTGCTTGGCTTAGAcctcatataaaaaattttacttgttTTGGTATCATTGTAAAAGAGTTAAAAGGTTTTTTTAGATATGCAGAACATACt tttCCACaaccaaatataattaatatacaatctaCAAATAATTGCGTTTCATTACCAGCAGTCTCAGCATCATTTGACACAACTGTATCACGAAACGTAAAAGTTACTTCTAAAGAGGATATTGTAATATCTTCTGAAGATATTTTCACTATTGATACTTATATTAGTGAAGATAAGAAAGATAAGCAATTAactgaaacaaaaagaaaaaatttgtttgaactTTTAGAAACAGAATCAAAgcctataattaattttagtgattgtaaattgaaaagaaattatgtcACTTGTGaactaacaaaaaatattagtgaaccaattatgaaaaaaagaaaaataaaaatgttgccAATAGAATTTAATGAACATTTGTCAGGTCCTTCAACTTCTTCATGTAAGAATAGagaagatacaaataatataatacattctcAACAAATATTAGGAGAAACTAGTAATAAAACTGATAAAAAAACTTTGGGCAAAATGTACTTAAAAgaa gtaAAACTTTCTTTATCAGAaacagattataaaatatttgcaacaaTGATACAAGATTatacaaaaacaaataatttggaagtattattaaaaatacttcaaGATTTGTTTTCACCAAATAAAGGATTATTTCACTTATTTAtag gattcaaacattttataaaaaagtatcatatttctgaatttgaaaattatattactctTGTCACaaatacacaaaaaaaatcataa